Within Anolis sagrei isolate rAnoSag1 chromosome 3, rAnoSag1.mat, whole genome shotgun sequence, the genomic segment ccggtgtcaaacagggatgtgttattgccccaactttattctccatcttcattgctatgatacttcaccttgttgatgggaagcttcccaccggagtggaaatcatctatcggacagatggcaagctattcaacctcagcagactgaaagccaaaaccaaggttacaacaacatctgttacagaactccagtatgctgatgacaatgtcgtctgtgcgcattcagaagaagatccaaaagccactctaaacacctttgcagaagcatacgagaagctcagcctgtcattgaacgttgaaaaaaccaaggtgctgttccaacccctctccaatgccagtgatacagcttaatggtgtaacattagaaaatgttgatcatttccgctaccttggcagccacctctccaccaaagtcaacatcgacaccgaaatacaacaccgcctgagctctgcgagtgcagcatttttccgaatgaagcagagagtgtatatggaccatcctccaaagagtgtatatatatatatatatatatggccagcTGAACCATCACTCCATGGAATGGAATGGGCCAGCTGGACCATCACAAATAATTCAAGATGGCCACCTGAAGCATCCTAAAGGGCAGGGCTTTTAAGGATGGCCTTGTCAGAAAGTTATACTTCCTATCAAGTATAGGACTTACAGGTTACACACTTCTGGAGAATCACAGTTGTCCACATCTAAGATAGTGCACATATctgaaaaaaaagaggaagggaaaggaaacttCTTTATGAACATCTTATATCCGGATCCAATATAAGGGTGGGATTCAAGAGAAACAAGCTTTGGGATGCCCCAGTATGCTGGCTGGGTGTGATAGTATCTGTAGTATAATAGATCTGGAGGGCAGCAAATGTGTAGTACCTATAAACTGTGCACACATTTTAAAAGGATAATGCTAAAGAGGAATGCAACTGTGAAATGGAAAGCTCTAAGCAGACAACAATTAAGCAATGCTTAATTTTCAGTGGGATATATTTTCTCTTgctgtatttctgttttattgaggcAAAACTTAGAAATAAAGATCTATGAACAAACTCTAGccattgctttgttttgttaatcttatggttatgttggggttttttactttgtatattttgtgatgttacctgggaaccgctctgagtcccctcggggagatggagcggtatataaatgaatgaatgaatgaatgaatgaatgaatgaataataattattattattggtctgaCCCTCAGTTTAACAAGCAGGGATTCCTCAGCCCTTAACCAGAATTCTACAGTTTCATATTAAACCAATTTTGAAAATCATGAAAAGGCAGCAAATTGCTAATTTATTATCTTTCTAATTTTATTGCCAGGGATGGCGAGAGCATTTGTGAATGTTTTGATAGGTACTCGAAACGATTGCCTTTAGGTTCTGTGTAAAAACTAGGGCTTGACTTTAGACAATGTCTAAGGCATATACGCATTTAGGAGGGCAAATGTAACTGCCTAGAAGTGAGTGACTGGTAATGAACAGTGGCAAACTAGAATTGATGCCATACTGTAATCTCATAATTACCATAATCTCCACCGGTTCACTGTTTGCGGGTTTTACTGAtgggccattatttatttatttatttacttactttacttgtataccgcagtttctcagcctaacaggcgactcaacgcggtttacaacaaggataagatcaatcaacgatatacaatttaaaaccattagagcacaatatacaatattgacacaacaataacaacacaatgcatctcataactagagtcgtgatgcaattcgtcatccatatttccattcctgtaatcgtcacattcattgcactgattaaccaaatgcctgttcaaacatccaagtttttaatctccttcggaataccattagcgagggggctgatcttacctccatgggaagggcgttccacagccgaggggccaccacagaaaagtccctgtctcttgtccccgccagccgcacctgtgaagcaggcaggatagagagcagggcctccctagaagatcttagggtcctggcgggctgataggcagagatacgttcggataggtagcttgggccagaaccgtttagggctttaaaggccaacgccagcactttgaattgagcccggtagcaaatcggcagccagtggagctggtgcagcagaggagttgtatgctccctgtgctccgctcctgttagtatcatggctgtcgagcgttggactagttgaagcttccaagccgtcttcaaaggcaaccccgcgtagagagcgttgcagtagtctaaacgggatgtaaccagagcgtggactaccgtggccaagtcagtgtATCTTCGGATTCTGTCTACAAATCTAGGACCCCTTGTATTGTCCAATAATGTGGAATGTTCCAACCAAAGTCACTAGTTGTAATTATGCTTTTGCAATTGTATTATAACAATTATTCTTGATTTCACCATCTACCAAATATAACTGTTTGGACTTTTGGACCATCAGTGATACATATGCACTTCAAGAATGTTCAAAATTACTGAAGTATTGTTAAACAATGTGGCACTATCAAGTGTTACCATGTTGTCATCATTTGattatcattattgttgccaTTTTACATTCTAAATTCACTACAGTTAAAGAAATTATGTTCTGAATAGAGTAGCAAAAGAGACTTTGGTTTTGCAGCCTTGGCACTGAATCCATTGTCTTGGAAATACATGTTTTCCTAATATAGAATTTTGTTGAAGAAATAGATAATGCAGTTTAGAAGTaaaagttttctgggctgtatggccatgttccagaagcattctctcctgacgtttcacccgcatctatggtgaaatgtcaggagagactgcttctggaacatgaccttacagcctggaaaactcacagcaaaccagtgattctgactATGACAAAATATAGAACATTTAATTCTAAATTGCATTATCTATTTCTTCAACAAAATTGTATATTAGGATAACAAGACAATGGATTCAGTGCCAAGGCTGCAAAACCAAAGTCtcttttgttactgtattcatgaCATAATTTCTTTAACTGTAGTGAATTTAGAATGTAAAATGGCAATGTTCAGAATAGATCTTTATCAAAATGAGTCAACAAATGGGTGGGCACATACAGATATTTGCTTGAAGATATCAGGAACAGAATAGTATTGGACTAGGAAGGAGCTGTAGTATACAACCCCGTACCCACACTTTCATTTATCCATCTTGACAAAATATGATGTCCCTTCTAAGAATTTTCTAGGGCTTCCAGCTTGGCTCTGTTGTATTTTTGAAACAGATGACTTTATTTCAATAGTGTTTGCTATTAGCCACATGAATCCCAGCAATGAATCCTTCATGGATATGAGGGTTGTACTATATACTGTAACAACCATCTAAAGTTGGACAGAGGCATAAGACAAAGTGCAGGATATAAAGTTACCTTGCTGCATTCCTGATAATGCTGTTTGATTTTGGTCCATTTCCTGCTTGGCATAAGGCATCAAAATATCCTGAGCATGCCATAtaaattgttgggtttttttgtgacaggagcaacttgagaaactgcaagtcatgcctggtgtgagataattggccttctgcaaggacgttgcccaggggacgcttggatgtttgatgttttaccattcttgtgggaggcttctctcatgtccccacatgggaagctggagctgacagagggagctcagccatgctctccctggattcgaacctccgacctatcagtcttcagtcctgtcagcacaagggtttaacccattgcaccaccgggggctcctcgctATGTAAATAAAGTTGACAAATATTTGCATTATATTgccatgtagatggggcctcagcctGGATCCACTTTCAAGGGAAATGGAAGTCATCTCAGGGTGAAAGCATTGCCTTGAAAGTTTTGCTTGTGCATGTATTGCTGATTAGTTaagcttgattttaaaaaaatatgaactcTGGTTGATGCTTAATGTGTCATGCTGCCCCTTCCGACATAACCATTGTAGCATCTCCAAGTTCCACCCCAATGTTATAACAAGGATTCATGACtttttccccccaactttcagctGTGAAATTTCAAGACCTGGAACAGAATTGGCAATACCACTAGCAAACAGAAAGAGCTGCCATAGCAACAGCACTTAAAGCTTCAACATAAACATGGGTGaatagaaatacatttattaaaatatctgttgatgccaggcctgtagccaggatttcatttcgggggggggggggggctaaaaatgttcagggggggttcgggggggctgagtttcgggggggggctgagtctgagtgaaagagggtctagcctagcaaaccttttgtatcattaccccaatacccccatgcatatgggatatattaaatatggtgatcagatcatgatatgaataaacataacagtttaaataatgcaccagtaaggccttttcgcgaaccaccatgagaatttcagggggggggggggggctgaagccccccaagccccccccccccccccggctacatgcctggttgatgCCCTTTTTTGTTTATCCTGCTTGTCTGATAAGTGTAACAAAATAACTATACAATAAGTCAGAACTGGCTTGATGGCAAACAACAACTAAACCAGTACAGGAACTAATGGGATGGAACTAATTAATCAGCCTTCTCCAACCTGCCAGTCTTTCAGTGTGGTAAGACTATAACACTTTTTGTagtcttctgttttgctttttcttcctctGTTAAATTTTCTATTCCACCGTACACATTGAGAGCATTGATGTCTGAAGTCTTGATAAGGAATCATACAAACTGTAGATAGGCCATAACTGAACAAGAATCAACCAGAACAAAATTCTCTTTAGTAAGGCTGAGAATCCCAACTTGGAATACGGAACTAAATGAAGAAGGGATCAATGGCAGCAAGTGGACAACTGAACAAGCATGCAAAGTCACAGGGCAGCTttactgagggccctttcacactacacaaatatagaatcatagaaccatagtgttgaaagagacctcatgggccatccagtccaaccccctgccaagaagcaggaaaattgcattcaaaacaccccaagagatgaccatccagcctctgtttaatataGTTCTGTGATtcctctttaactgtcatggatggattttgggatttgtagtttggtgagcaaaTAAAACTCAGTGGAAGGGAATTCTAAACACCTTTCCCTAAACCTCCCTAAAAGTCACATTAACAGGGTTGTGTAGTGAATTACATAGCAAAAAGTATTTTGGTATGTAATTAATTACAAAACCCTGTtaatttgactttttttttaaaaaagcaacagggccttctctgtggtggccccctggctaagGAATTGTCTCCCGAATGAAGTCAGgtatgccccctccctcctgacattcagaaagcaattgaaatcctggctttggaaccaGGCATTTGCAGAGTGACGGCTGAGACTGGAAAAGACTAGAAGTTATTGGACCACAATATGTGGACTGAGTTGGacgatgtttttaacttggcgaatggttttatatgtattttaacttatatgtattttaacctattattttatatttgttgttttaaaatgttatttattgtttagcattgaatttttgctgttagccgttctgagtccctccacggaagtagagaagaacgggatataaaagttctaaataaataaatattaaattaaatcacttgttctgtatctcaaaggaaaaacaaggaggcgatagggcctctttgaggagaagatggggcaatgctgatagcgggtagggaaaaggcagaactacttaatgccttctttgcctcggtcttctcacaaaaagaaagtaatcttcaacctcagcaagatggagtggatgagggattagaggacatccaaccccaaattgggaaacaagttgtccagaaatacctggccgctctaaatgagttcaagtccccagggccagatcaactacacccaagagtattgaaggaaccagcggaagtcatttcggaaccattggcaaccatctttgagagttcttggagaacgggagaagtttaagcagattggaggagggccaatgtggtcccaatcttcaagaagggaaaaaaggatgacccaaacaattaccgtccggtcagcctcacgtcgataccaggcaagattctggaaaagattgttaaggaagtggtctgcaaacacttagaaacaaatgaggtcatcgctaatagtcaacatggatttatcaaaaacaagtcatgccagactaatctgatctctttttttgatagagttacaagctgggtagatgcggggaatgccatggatgtagcatacctggatttcagtaaggccttcgacaaggtcccccatgaccttctggcaaggaaactagtccaatgtgggctaggcaaaactacagtgaggtggatctgtaattggttaaatggacgaacccagagggtgctcaccaatgcttcctctttatcctggaaagaagtgacgagcggagagccacagggttccgtcctgggcccggtcctgttcaacatctttattaatgacttagatgaagggctagaaggcatgatcatcaagtttgcagacgacaccaaattgggagggatagccaatactccagaggacaggagcaggattcaaaacgatcttgacagattagaaccATAGAGCCATTAGAACCATTAGAACAATTCTGCAGAGCCCATTATTTTCATGGGGGTGAACATAAGGTGGTAGGAGATGCACCAGCCCTGATGTCCAACCGTAAGTGCACCACTGAATATGAAGAGTACCATTGCTGCTTGCTTATACAGTGTTTGTTTTGCAGATTAACTGAAGGACCATATCTCTTTGTATGAGGCTGCTTCTGTGTTGAGATTTTTCAGGGaggtctttctctctgtctcagcACCCTCACAGGTACATTTAGCGGGAACACatgagaggaccttctcagtggctgctcccaggctctaaaactccctccctaaagaaagtAAACAACCCCCCTCCTGATATCCCCTGCCCCAAATCAGCTCAATCAGAGTTCCAGACTAGGGGCAaagcaagcaaaacaaacaaaaaacccaaaacaaacaaacaaacgaaaaccaaagtgctgcttATAATTCAGCTTATCCAGGTTAAAAACTGCAGCATGTGTGGGTTTTGGGACTATGGGCAACATACACTTTTTTGATGCTCTTCAGAAATATTAATTAGGTTATGCATGCAATAAATGACATGTGTGTGTAGATTTGTTCTTCTTTAAGATGATACAGCATTGACTATACGAACACAGGTCTTGCTTTGCTTGCCTTGATTTTCAGGTATACAGGTAGGTTAAATGTATACTAGACACTGACCATACATACACAATTTTGGAGAAAGGAGGCCAATAAGGGAAGCATATGTGTTCATGAATATCTCAAGTGAAAACAGATCTTCAAAGAAAATGAGATTGGAAGAGGATATCTATTTACATATAACATCAGAAATGTGGTGGTGAAGGTCCAGCCTGGATGGACAATACAGGCCTATTTCCAGTGCTCCTTTCATTGTACAAGACTATCTTTTCTGTACTTACCTGGATGAATAAAACCTATGATTTAAGTTGTTTATCTGTCTCCAAAGTATACGGCTCTACtaacttcatttttaaaacacCAGAATGATATTCACCCCCGATTTAAAACTATGTTGACATAAAATGCTgctgtattattttcttttcttcacaGTCTGCTGAACTCattgtgcatctacattatagaatgacTGCAGTTTGGCACCAGGGTTCCATGttatgcatctatactgtagaatgaatgcaatttgatgctactttaactgcTGTATCTCCTTGCtagcaaatcctgggatttgtagtttggtgaagcaccaacattctttggcagagtagACTAAAGGCTTTGAGAAATTgcaattcctatgattccatggcatttgacccatggcagttaaagtggtgtcaaattgcatgcattctacagtgtatatgttttatatgttttaatgttcatttaattttaattttaaatttaagtgtattttaactgtttgttgtccaaaggcattgaatagttgatatatgtaaagccgccttgagtccccttcggggtagagaaaggtgggatacaaatagagtaagtaagtaaataagtaaataaataaatgcacccaTCAGTATGAATGTATTTTCTTTCAGTTGCTTTCAGTCTAAAGTAAAATTTCATCTAAACCCCTATTTAAAAATGCTGCTAAGTATCTCTTCTAGGCTTCAGACATGTTTACAGATTaatcccccccttccccccttaaAAAAGCAACAAGTAGGGAACTTCAACTTAGAGAAAAGTTTTAGAGTCCTGTCAGCTGCGATATTGTTTGGGATGCCCTTGCCTAAGTGAGGGCTGGTGTCCCTTGCAGCTGGAGAGTGGCAACGGTCCCTGCTGTCTGTCCAGGGAGAATTCTGCAGAGCCCAGCCAGCTGTTGTTCAGCGAGATCTGGCACTGATTCTAACCAGACTGTCATTCTCGGGTCAGCCCCTACAATTTCTGCTGACCAGATTGGCCTTCATCATGAGATCATGTCTTTCCAGAGAAATCCCACTAATGCCTTTATTCTGTGAACCTGGTATATATAGAGGGACGTTTCCCGCAAACGCCACTGTGCAGTCCAACAAAGACCTCACTGTCACCTCACAGTGACTGCACTGTCTCCTCTCCACCTCCAGgcttgcagcagcagcagcagcaaagacGACCATGGATATTACCATTCAGCACCCCTGGTTCAAACGTGCTCTTGGACCCTTTTTCCCAAGCCGTTTGTTTGACCAATATTTTGGAGAAGGTTTTTTCGAATATGacttcctgcctttcttttccTCGACCATCAGCCCATACTACAGGCAATCGTTCTTCCGCACTTTTCTGGAGTCAGGTGTTTCCGAGGTAAGACTTCATGTTCTGGAATCAATTTAAACTCCTTTGGTTTGCAATTCAAAGAAACAACAAGCCACTGGATTTGTTGTTGGCTTCATTGGTCCACTCACCTTTTAAACGACCAAAGTCGATATGTTATTTGCCAAACAGGATGGTATAAAATAGATATCACTATCACTTAACAGTAAGAAAGTTCAGACATTCTGTAATTATAGTTTTAGAAAGCGAAGCATTCATCAGATTGGAGAATGTGAGTTACATGCTTAGATGAAAGCAAATCTTCATGTGAATTACACTTAAGTAGTTTCTAGTTAATTTATAATTAGAAATAAATTCACACTAAAATATTCACCATATTCTGACAGCTATAATAAATCTTTATCCACTACTTAGTGGCAGAAAGAATAGATAGATTATCTACAAAGAGGATTGGTTCTTTCTCAAGCTATGCACTCTGATCAAGCAAATCTGATAGGTTCCCTTGTTTTGTGTTGTATTCTACAAACTTGTTTAAGGTGTTGTGTAGAAATCTAATATTATCTCAGCAGGTGAACAGCTATGGCAACTTTTAAAAGTTAGCACTTAAATTCAGGGATCTTGCTCTTTCTATGCATATCTGCATTTATGTCATCGTATAGACAAAGTGAGACAATACCTCCATGGTTCTATTTACACCTGGGTTTTCTGGTCTCAAACTATATGAAAACTGTAGTGAAGTGGAACATCACAACAAAAACCTTATGCAGAGTGAATCAGAGTAGCCATGAAATGAATTCCagtcagggattttttttttgtaagctgGTATATAGGATCCTTAATGCACATCTATAAACGTATCAATCCATACTATTTAAAAGGATTTTTAAGGCCACAATATTGATTTTCAGCAAGTTTTGTTCCTCTGAAGTAAGTAAGTGAAATACTCGTAGCTTAGACAAACATGTTTTGGAAACTTCCAGATGGGCAGTTCCTAGCAAAAAAAAGAGGcatctatattatgttttcaaTCCTTAAAAGTGATAGTTTTTtattcagaaatattattttctgcgcAGAAAATATTTTCCATGTCAATCAACCATGTACAAAGATTTTCATCAGTCTTATCCAATTTTCTCAATATTACATAGAAAACTGGTTTTCAATCAGACTTTTTCATAttatttgaatattctttccatctctagtTTTTACTGGCTTTGTGCTGGAAGGGGGAGATAGATGCAGCATTGGGAAAACATAGGATAGCTACAATTGGAAGAACACATCATATGGATATCCTGTAAAATTCCATCAATGAAGCAGGGTAGTTGTCTTATCTGGAAGCTCCCAATTGCTGGATTTGTTTGTGGGACTAAAATTCCTCCCCCCGCCTTTTCAGAAAGCATTCCTTTTCCAAATAGAAATTGTTAACAAGGCTTCTTCTAATTTCATTAGACTCTAGAATAACCTTCAGTAACTTTGCCATTACAAATAATTTTGTAAAGAATATAAGGACAGCTCTTTGTGTTCTTAAAGTAATCACCTTGTTTTGCAAAATGTTGAATATTAATTGGAGGGGGCTTGTTTCTCCTCATTCTAAtttcaggtgagatctgaccgGGACAAGTATACAATCTATTTGGATGTAAAACACTTCTCCCCTGAAGATTTGAGCGTGAAGGTTATTGATGACTTTGTGGAAATTCATGGGAAGCACAATGAAAGACAGGTATGAAGAAGGGACAATGAAAGTACATTTTATTGAGATTATATTAAAGGCTACCAATTAAGAATATCAGTATATTCTATGCTAAGAAATATCAAATGTGAGATCTGCTGATACTTTTCTGTTAATCAGAAATTGGAAAATCCAGGGAAGTAGATGTCAGTGAAGGATCATAAGGCACTACCAAATGCTAAATGCTGTAAGCGTGGGGAAAAGGTGCCTCAAAAGCTTTCCTTTGCTGGAGATATAGGCAGAGGTGAGATGGGATACTGTAGTTACCCCCTTTTTCAGATTTGGCATTGAACAAAATGTTGgattagagcagtagttcccaaaaCTTGGTTCTCCAGATGATTTGGATTTCATCCCTCAGAAATCATGACTGTTGGCCAAGGTAACTAGGGCATCTGGGAGATGAATCCCCAAACTCCAGAATGGACAAAATTTGTGAATCACCGGAGCATATAATCTTCAAGCAGCTCTCGAATTTTAATCATGTATGACACTGGGAAAAGTTTGAGCAATGATTTTTGAGCATAAATTTGAAACGTTAATAAAAACTGCAGTTTCCTAGCCATACTGATCGTGGATCCCcaaaagaaacttttccaagctctgttttgAGA encodes:
- the CRYAA gene encoding alpha-crystallin A chain, which translates into the protein MDITIQHPWFKRALGPFFPSRLFDQYFGEGFFEYDFLPFFSSTISPYYRQSFFRTFLESGVSEVRSDRDKYTIYLDVKHFSPEDLSVKVIDDFVEIHGKHNERQDDHGYISREFHRRYRFPSNVDQSAFACSLSADGMLTFSAPRVQSNTDPSHSERPIPVTREEKPAAPSS